One Deltaproteobacteria bacterium genomic window carries:
- a CDS encoding restriction endonuclease yields MVDIEERLREAIRHYWTTRSRQRRMQGSRSGRRDYGNRGAVTGGAQIDGFISLMRDLLVESGLPEAAVHCRRTVLPGYYRPSKEWDLVVVHNGSLIATIEFKSQAGPSYGNNFNNRVEEAVGSAADLWKAYEKGGLRPSAPPWLGYFMLLEEESRSTSAVGVREPHFKVLREFYNASYADRYRIFCERLVRERLYDAACFMMSDREKGLSGEYREPSEELSFERFATSIMGKAMAYARRLGRRP; encoded by the coding sequence ATGGTCGATATCGAAGAACGGCTGAGAGAAGCGATAAGGCACTACTGGACCACGAGGAGCAGGCAGAGACGCATGCAGGGGAGCAGGAGCGGCAGGCGTGATTACGGCAACCGAGGGGCGGTGACCGGCGGCGCTCAAATTGACGGCTTTATATCACTTATGAGGGACTTGCTTGTTGAAAGCGGGCTTCCCGAGGCGGCTGTGCACTGCAGGCGGACGGTCCTCCCTGGCTACTACAGGCCTTCCAAGGAGTGGGATCTGGTGGTCGTACATAACGGCAGCCTCATAGCGACAATCGAGTTCAAGTCCCAGGCGGGACCTTCCTACGGAAACAACTTCAACAACAGGGTGGAAGAGGCGGTGGGTAGCGCTGCGGATCTATGGAAGGCCTACGAGAAAGGGGGCCTTCGCCCGTCGGCCCCGCCGTGGCTCGGCTACTTCATGCTCCTGGAGGAGGAAAGCCGCTCCACTTCGGCCGTAGGGGTAAGGGAGCCGCATTTCAAGGTGTTAAGAGAGTTTTATAACGCCTCCTATGCCGACAGGTATCGCATATTCTGCGAAAGGCTCGTCAGGGAGCGTCTTTATGACGCCGCATGCTTCATGATGTCGGATAGGGAAAAAGGGCTGAGCGGAGAGTACAGGGAACCGTCGGAGGAGTTGAGCTTCGAGCGGTTCGCAACGTCCATTATGGGTAAAGCCATGGCATACGCCAGGAGGCTCGGGCGCAGGCCTTGA